A genomic stretch from Theropithecus gelada isolate Dixy chromosome 2, Tgel_1.0, whole genome shotgun sequence includes:
- the LOC112618868 gene encoding probable 18S rRNA (guanine-N(7))-methyltransferase produces MASRGGRPEHGGPPELFYDEKEARKYVRNSRMIDIQTRMAGRALELLYLPENKPCYLLDIGCGTGLSGSYLSDEGHYWVGLDISPAMLDEAVDREIEGDLLLGDMGQGIPFKPGTFDGCISISAVQWLCNANKKSENPAKRLYCFFASLFSVLVRGSRAVLQLYPENSEQLELITTQATKAGFSGGMVVDYPNSAKAKKFYLCLFSGPSTFIPEGLSENQDADEPRESVFTNERVPFRMSRRGMVRKSRAWVLEKKERHRRQGREVRPDTQYTGRKRKPRF; encoded by the exons ATGGCGTCTCGCGGCGGGCGTCCGGAGCACGGTGGACCACCGGAGCTGTTTTATGATGAGAAAGAAGCCCGGAAATACGTTCGCAA CTCACGGATGATTGATATCCAGACCAGGATGGCTGGGCGAGCACTGGAGCTTCTTTATCTGCCAGAGAATAAGCCCTGTTACCTGCTGGATATTGGCTGTGGCACTGGGCTGAGTGGAAGTTATCTCTCAGATGAAGGGCACTATTGGGTGGGCCTGGATATCAGCCCTGCCATGCTGGATGAGGCCGTGGACCGAGAGATAGAGGGAGACCTACTGCTGGGGGATATGGGCCAGGGCATCCCATTCAAGCCGGGCACATTTGACGGTTGCATCAGCATTTCTGCTGTGCAGTGGCTGTGTAATGCTAACAAGAAGTCTGAAAACCCTGCCAAGCGCCTGTACTgcttttttgcttctcttttttctgttctcgTCCGGGGATCCCGAGCTGTCCTGCAGCTATACCCTGAGAACTCAGAGCAGTTGGAGCTGATCACAACCCAGGCCACAAAGGCGGGCTTCTCCGGTGGCATGGTGGTGGACTACCCTAACAGTGCCAAAGCAAAGAAATTCTACCTCTGCTTGTTTTCTGGGCCTTCGACCTTTATACCAGAGGGGCTGAGTGAAAATCAGGATGCAGATGAACCCAGGGAGTCTGTGTTCACCAATGAGAGGGTCCCATTCAGGATGTCGCGGCGGGGAATGGTGAGGAAGAGCCGGGCATGGGTGCTGGAGAAGAAGGAGCGGCACAGGCGCCAGGGCAGGGAAGTCAGACCTGACACCCAGTACACCGGCCGCAAGCGCAAGCCCCGCTTCTAA